One part of the Anaeromyxobacter sp. Fw109-5 genome encodes these proteins:
- a CDS encoding uracil-DNA glycosylase — MSKHAHLGSEEVVEVAREALRHLAWLRSAGVSEVPAPALAPDIAPHGLPAEPAAPPKVPARGGAPAAGPSAERAAPALATPARVGPDAPPGGYTTADKGCGSPALLGLRGELGECTRCKLAGTRTHVVFGVGSPAAELMFVGEGPGADEDQQGEPFVGKAGQLLTKMIEAMGFRREDVYIANVVKCRPPGNRNPEPDELAACEPFLRAQIAAISPKVIVALGKFAAQTLLRDTTPISKLRGRWSSYEGVKLMPTFHPAYLLRSPEEKKKAWEDLQLVMKELGRPLPRR; from the coding sequence GTGAGCAAGCACGCACATCTGGGGAGCGAGGAGGTGGTCGAGGTGGCGCGCGAGGCGCTGCGTCACCTCGCCTGGCTCCGCTCGGCGGGGGTCTCCGAGGTGCCCGCTCCGGCGCTCGCTCCCGACATCGCCCCGCATGGTCTTCCGGCTGAGCCCGCCGCGCCGCCGAAGGTTCCGGCCCGCGGGGGGGCGCCCGCCGCCGGCCCCTCCGCGGAGCGGGCCGCCCCGGCGCTCGCCACCCCGGCACGCGTCGGGCCGGACGCCCCTCCCGGCGGGTACACCACCGCGGACAAGGGCTGCGGCAGCCCGGCCCTGCTGGGCCTCCGCGGGGAGCTCGGCGAGTGCACTCGCTGCAAGCTGGCGGGCACCCGGACGCACGTCGTGTTCGGCGTGGGGAGCCCGGCCGCCGAGCTCATGTTCGTGGGCGAGGGTCCCGGCGCCGACGAGGATCAGCAGGGAGAGCCCTTCGTCGGCAAGGCGGGGCAGCTGCTCACGAAGATGATCGAGGCGATGGGCTTCCGCCGCGAGGACGTCTACATCGCGAACGTCGTGAAGTGCCGCCCCCCCGGCAACCGCAACCCGGAGCCGGACGAGCTCGCCGCCTGCGAGCCGTTCCTGCGCGCGCAGATCGCGGCCATCTCGCCGAAGGTGATCGTGGCGCTGGGGAAGTTCGCGGCGCAGACGCTGCTGCGGGACACCACGCCCATCTCCAAGCTGCGCGGCCGCTGGTCGAGCTACGAGGGCGTGAAGCTCATGCCCACCTTCCACCCCGCCTACCTGCTCCGCAGCCCGGAGGAGAAGAAGAAGGCCTGGGAGGATCTTCAGCTGGTGATGAAGGAGCTCGGCCGGCCCTTGCCACGGAGGTAG
- a CDS encoding nodulation protein NfeD, with protein sequence MRRPRSPRLVLAAVAALAAAIALAAPEPAPPPPPAAPRVLTLEIRGPITGGTAEYVAAGLVRAREGAYAALAIELDTPGGALDATREIVQAMLASPIPTVVWVGPAGARAGSAGVFLTLAADVAAMHPTSNIGAAHPVTGSGRDVAEEAGKDMAKKVENDTAAFARSVAAARGRNADWAERAVRESVAITAADAVKERVVDFTAAELRLAVEGADGRKVKTTAGERTLRTRGAALEPYEKTVRQRVLSFLADPNVLAILMLVGTLGIALELYNPGSIAPGVIGAFALFLAFVGMRVIPVNAGAVILLLVGAGLLVAEAYVTTHGIAAVAGAACLVLGLAFFVDRASPDYRFAPGTLTISPWIVWPTPVAVALALGFMAWKVAGTRRRPLQLGAPGLIGSAGEALSDIGPAAGEAFVHGEYWQARSADAIPEGARVRVVSVEGLTVTVVREGA encoded by the coding sequence ATGCGGCGTCCTCGGAGCCCGCGCCTCGTCCTGGCGGCCGTCGCCGCCCTCGCTGCGGCGATCGCGCTCGCCGCTCCGGAGCCGGCGCCGCCGCCGCCTCCTGCCGCGCCGCGCGTGCTCACGCTCGAGATCCGCGGCCCCATCACCGGCGGGACCGCCGAGTACGTGGCGGCGGGGCTCGTGCGGGCCCGCGAGGGCGCGTACGCCGCGCTCGCGATCGAGCTCGACACGCCGGGCGGCGCCCTCGACGCGACGCGCGAGATCGTCCAGGCGATGCTCGCCTCGCCGATCCCGACGGTGGTCTGGGTCGGCCCCGCCGGCGCCCGGGCCGGCTCCGCGGGCGTGTTCCTCACGCTCGCCGCGGACGTCGCCGCGATGCACCCCACCTCCAACATCGGCGCCGCGCACCCCGTCACCGGCAGCGGCCGCGACGTCGCGGAGGAGGCCGGGAAGGACATGGCGAAGAAGGTGGAGAACGACACCGCCGCCTTCGCCCGGAGCGTCGCGGCGGCGCGCGGCCGGAACGCCGACTGGGCCGAGCGCGCGGTGCGCGAGAGCGTGGCCATCACCGCGGCGGACGCGGTGAAGGAGCGCGTCGTGGACTTCACCGCCGCGGAGCTGCGCCTCGCCGTCGAGGGCGCCGACGGGCGGAAGGTGAAGACCACCGCGGGGGAGCGCACGCTGCGCACCCGCGGCGCCGCGCTCGAGCCGTACGAGAAGACCGTCCGGCAGCGCGTCCTCTCCTTCCTCGCCGATCCCAACGTCCTCGCGATCCTGATGCTGGTCGGCACCCTCGGCATCGCGCTCGAGCTCTACAACCCCGGCTCGATCGCACCCGGGGTGATCGGCGCGTTCGCGCTGTTCCTCGCCTTCGTGGGGATGCGCGTCATCCCGGTGAACGCCGGGGCGGTGATCCTGCTCCTCGTCGGGGCGGGCCTCCTCGTCGCCGAGGCGTACGTGACGACCCACGGCATCGCCGCCGTGGCCGGCGCGGCCTGCCTCGTGCTCGGCCTCGCCTTCTTCGTGGATCGCGCCTCGCCCGACTACCGGTTCGCCCCCGGCACGCTCACGATCTCGCCGTGGATCGTCTGGCCGACGCCCGTCGCGGTGGCGCTCGCGCTGGGGTTCATGGCCTGGAAGGTCGCCGGCACGCGCAGGCGCCCCCTGCAGCTCGGCGCGCCCGGGCTCATCGGCAGCGCGGGCGAGGCGCTCTCCGACATCGGCCCCGCCGCCGGCGAGGCCTTCGTGCACGGCGAGTACTGGCAGGCGCGCAGCGCGGACGCGATCCCGGAGGGGGCGCGCGTGCGCGTCGTGTCGGTGGAGGGTCTCACCGTGACGGTGGTCCGGGAGGGGGCGTGA
- a CDS encoding slipin family protein, whose amino-acid sequence MPLLGIAIPVAVILLWFLSGIRIINEYEQGVVLRLGRFSGTRTAGLKWIIPFIDRMIIIDMRITAEQVPPQDVITRDNVSVKVNAVIYFRVLQADRAFLQVTDFLFATSQFAQTTLRSVLGQVDLDDLLSQRDKINRQLQEIIDRHTEPWGVKVTAVEVKQVDLPEEMRRAMAKQAEAERERRSKVIAAEGEYQAATKLGQAADVIARSPGALQLRYLQTLVEISAEKNSTIMFPLPIELVKPFIDAGRLPGPK is encoded by the coding sequence GTGCCGCTCCTCGGAATCGCGATTCCCGTCGCCGTCATCCTCCTGTGGTTCCTCTCCGGCATCCGCATCATCAACGAGTACGAGCAGGGCGTGGTCCTCCGGCTCGGCCGGTTCTCCGGGACCCGCACCGCCGGGCTCAAGTGGATCATCCCGTTCATCGACCGGATGATCATCATCGACATGCGCATCACCGCCGAGCAGGTGCCGCCGCAGGACGTGATCACCCGCGACAACGTCTCGGTGAAGGTGAACGCGGTCATCTACTTCCGCGTGCTCCAGGCCGACCGCGCCTTCCTCCAGGTGACCGACTTCCTGTTCGCGACGAGCCAGTTCGCGCAGACCACGCTGCGATCCGTGCTCGGCCAGGTCGACCTCGACGATCTCCTGAGCCAGCGCGACAAGATCAACCGCCAGCTCCAGGAGATCATCGACCGGCACACCGAGCCGTGGGGCGTGAAGGTGACGGCCGTCGAGGTCAAGCAGGTGGACCTGCCCGAGGAGATGCGGCGCGCGATGGCGAAGCAGGCGGAGGCGGAGCGCGAGCGCCGCTCGAAGGTGATCGCCGCCGAAGGCGAGTACCAGGCCGCCACGAAGCTCGGTCAGGCCGCCGACGTCATCGCCCGCTCGCCGGGCGCGCTGCAGCTCCGCTACCTGCAGACCCTGGTCGAGATCTCGGCGGAGAAGAACTCCACCATCATGTTCCCGCTCCCCATCGAGCTCGTGAAGCCGTTCATCGACGCGGGGCGGCTGCCCGGTCCGAAATAA
- a CDS encoding isoaspartyl peptidase/L-asparaginase family protein: MHATSAIIVHGGAGSLGSDDPASYGGADAPRLEGVRRACEAGWAILLAGGSALDAVEAAVRILEDDPTFNAGTGATLTAAGDVELDASIMDGATLRCGAVAVVKDVRNPVSLARAIMERSHHVLLAGPGASAFAREVGILPHDNGLLVTPRQRARWEAARAAAGSFSPRGLHPLGEKSGTVGAAARDARGHLAAATSTGGMQLKLPGRVGDTPLIGCGTYADDALAAVSCTGHGERIIQLTLARHVAELVGRGVAATEAAREAVAALGSRVQGEGGVIVVGPRGEPGFANNTPVMSRAWTRADGTIVAEL, translated from the coding sequence ATGCACGCGACGTCCGCCATCATCGTCCATGGCGGAGCCGGAAGCCTCGGTTCCGATGACCCGGCCTCATACGGGGGCGCAGACGCCCCCCGCCTCGAGGGCGTACGCCGTGCCTGCGAGGCCGGCTGGGCCATCCTCCTCGCCGGCGGGAGCGCGCTCGACGCCGTCGAGGCCGCCGTGCGGATCCTCGAGGACGACCCGACGTTCAACGCCGGGACGGGCGCGACGCTCACCGCCGCCGGAGACGTGGAGCTCGACGCGTCGATCATGGACGGCGCCACGCTCCGCTGCGGCGCGGTGGCGGTGGTGAAGGACGTGCGGAACCCGGTCTCCCTCGCCCGCGCCATCATGGAGCGCTCGCACCACGTGCTGCTCGCCGGCCCCGGCGCGTCCGCGTTCGCGCGCGAGGTCGGCATCCTCCCGCACGACAACGGGCTCCTCGTGACCCCCCGCCAGCGGGCGCGCTGGGAAGCGGCCCGAGCGGCGGCAGGGAGCTTCTCGCCGCGGGGTCTTCATCCCCTCGGCGAGAAGTCCGGAACGGTCGGGGCGGCCGCCCGGGACGCGCGGGGCCACCTCGCCGCGGCGACCTCGACGGGCGGGATGCAGCTGAAGCTCCCCGGCCGGGTGGGCGACACGCCGCTCATCGGCTGCGGCACCTACGCCGACGACGCGCTCGCCGCCGTCTCCTGCACCGGCCACGGAGAGCGGATCATCCAGCTCACGCTGGCGCGCCACGTCGCGGAGCTCGTCGGACGTGGAGTGGCGGCGACGGAGGCGGCCCGGGAGGCGGTCGCCGCCCTCGGCAGCCGCGTCCAGGGCGAGGGAGGCGTGATCGTGGTGGGCCCGCGCGGCGAGCCCGGGTTCGCGAACAACACGCCGGTCATGTCGCGCGCGTGGACGCGCGCGGACGGGACGATCGTCGCGGAGCTGTGA
- a CDS encoding acetyl-CoA C-acetyltransferase: MPGREVVIVGAARTPIGSFLGSLASVTAPRLGAVAIRAALERAGVEPSAVDEVVMGNVLQAGVGQAPARQAALLAGLPEKTPCWTLNKVCGSGLKAVISGAQAIALGDAEVVVAGGMESMSNVPYYDRSARTGARMGNVELVDGMIHDGLWDVYNQQHMGMCAEHCATTHGISRSAQDEYALESTRRAIEAWKGGAFKAEIVPVEVEVKRGEKSLVADDEGPRNARPDKIPALKPVFKKDGTVTAANASSINDGGAALVLMSAERAQREGRTVLGRLRAWGGAARAPVEFTIAPADAVRLTLEKAKLQVKDVDLWEINEAFAVVSIANNRLLDLDDRSVNVRGGAVVLGHPIGASGARILVTLLHAMKDLGKRRGLASLCIGGGEAVALIVER; the protein is encoded by the coding sequence ATGCCCGGACGCGAAGTGGTCATCGTGGGGGCGGCGCGCACGCCCATCGGCTCGTTCCTCGGCTCGCTCGCGAGCGTCACCGCCCCGCGGCTCGGCGCCGTGGCCATCCGCGCGGCGCTCGAGCGCGCCGGCGTCGAGCCGTCGGCGGTGGACGAGGTCGTGATGGGGAACGTGCTGCAGGCGGGGGTTGGCCAGGCGCCCGCGCGACAGGCCGCGCTCCTCGCCGGCCTGCCGGAGAAGACGCCGTGCTGGACGCTCAACAAGGTGTGCGGCTCCGGGCTCAAGGCCGTGATCTCGGGCGCGCAGGCGATCGCGCTCGGCGACGCGGAGGTGGTGGTGGCGGGCGGGATGGAGTCGATGTCGAACGTCCCGTACTACGACCGCTCGGCGCGCACCGGAGCGCGGATGGGCAACGTCGAGCTCGTGGACGGCATGATCCACGACGGCCTCTGGGACGTGTACAACCAGCAGCACATGGGCATGTGCGCCGAGCACTGCGCGACGACCCACGGCATCTCGCGCTCCGCCCAGGACGAGTACGCCCTCGAGTCCACGCGCCGCGCCATCGAGGCCTGGAAGGGCGGGGCGTTCAAGGCCGAGATCGTCCCGGTCGAGGTCGAGGTGAAGCGGGGGGAGAAGTCGCTCGTCGCCGACGACGAAGGCCCCAGGAACGCGCGGCCGGACAAGATCCCCGCCCTGAAGCCGGTCTTCAAGAAGGACGGGACGGTCACGGCCGCGAACGCGTCCTCGATCAACGACGGCGGTGCGGCGCTCGTGCTCATGAGCGCGGAGCGCGCGCAGCGCGAGGGCCGGACCGTGCTCGGGCGGCTCCGGGCCTGGGGCGGTGCGGCGCGCGCGCCGGTGGAGTTCACCATCGCCCCGGCGGACGCCGTGAGGCTCACGCTCGAGAAGGCGAAGCTCCAGGTGAAGGACGTCGATCTCTGGGAGATCAACGAGGCCTTCGCGGTGGTCTCGATCGCGAACAACCGGCTCCTCGACCTCGACGACAGGAGCGTGAACGTCCGCGGCGGCGCCGTGGTGCTCGGCCACCCCATCGGCGCCTCCGGTGCGCGCATCCTCGTGACGCTCCTCCACGCCATGAAGGACCTCGGCAAGCGGCGCGGGCTCGCCTCGCTCTGCATCGGCGGCGGCGAGGCGGTGGCGCTGATCGTCGAGCGTTGA